A DNA window from Robbsia sp. KACC 23696 contains the following coding sequences:
- a CDS encoding glycosyltransferase produces the protein MLNVLLPRMQILFIHQNIPGQFRHLILAISKDPAHEVWALGEARRVAANWRQTIPNLKLFGYVFNEVASTIPNGSLKTTDTNIRRGLAVAKSLSSLAKQGLAPDVIYGHPGWGEMLFVRDVFPNAKIVNFCEFYFNFEGQDCGFDPEFRDPNVTPFDVRAQNMTQTQSMLSADLGIAPTLWQKSRYPAVLQKQIEVVFDGIDCDVVKPNPVASLSLPNGKVLAPTDEVVTFVNRNLEPYRGFHVFMRSLPILLKERPNAQVVIVGDDGVSYGRPLKGTTYREYYTKQVGDSVDWSRVHFLGRVSYARYLCVLQVSTVHVYLTYPFVLSWSLMESMAAGCAVLASSTAPVLEVIDDGVNGMLVDFFNAEALAAGVVKALENRIDLIPMRTRAFHIARKQYDLNSVCLPRLFKYLGLVN, from the coding sequence TTGTTGAATGTTCTACTGCCGCGTATGCAGATCTTATTTATTCATCAGAATATTCCCGGCCAGTTCCGGCACCTGATATTAGCCATTTCCAAGGATCCTGCGCACGAGGTATGGGCGCTCGGTGAAGCGCGGCGAGTCGCTGCTAATTGGCGTCAAACGATTCCGAACCTAAAGTTGTTTGGCTATGTCTTCAATGAAGTGGCGTCGACGATCCCGAATGGATCGCTAAAGACGACCGACACTAATATCCGTCGTGGCCTGGCCGTTGCCAAGAGTCTTTCCTCTCTGGCTAAGCAAGGGTTGGCACCAGATGTCATTTATGGCCATCCCGGATGGGGCGAGATGCTTTTCGTGAGGGACGTGTTCCCTAACGCAAAGATCGTCAATTTTTGTGAGTTTTACTTCAATTTCGAAGGGCAGGATTGCGGCTTCGACCCTGAGTTTCGCGATCCAAACGTGACACCCTTTGATGTTCGGGCACAAAACATGACGCAGACGCAAAGTATGCTGTCAGCTGATCTTGGTATCGCGCCGACGTTGTGGCAGAAGTCGCGGTATCCGGCCGTGCTACAGAAGCAAATCGAAGTCGTGTTTGACGGCATCGATTGCGACGTGGTTAAGCCTAACCCGGTAGCTTCTTTGTCTCTGCCAAACGGCAAGGTCCTAGCGCCTACCGACGAAGTGGTGACCTTCGTTAACAGGAACTTGGAACCGTACAGAGGATTCCACGTTTTTATGCGATCTCTTCCGATCCTTCTCAAGGAACGGCCAAACGCACAGGTCGTCATAGTGGGCGACGATGGAGTCTCTTACGGACGGCCGCTGAAAGGTACGACATATCGAGAGTACTATACGAAGCAGGTTGGCGACTCTGTGGACTGGAGTCGCGTGCATTTTCTTGGGCGCGTTTCGTATGCACGGTATCTGTGCGTTCTACAGGTTTCGACGGTCCATGTGTACCTGACATATCCGTTCGTCCTGTCTTGGTCTCTCATGGAGTCAATGGCGGCAGGATGTGCAGTTCTAGCGTCTAGCACCGCTCCTGTGCTGGAGGTAATAGATGATGGGGTGAATGGGATGCTGGTTGATTTTTTTAATGCTGAAGCTTTGGCGGCGGGTGTGGTTAAAGCGCTTGAAAATAGAATTGACCTTATACCTATGCGGACGCGCGCATTTCATATTGCGCGTAAGCAATATGACTTAAATTCAGTTTGCTTGCCGCGTCTTTTTAAATATTTAGGATTAGTGAATTGA
- a CDS encoding transposase has product MLEKQAARDLVCKALMSIPGVGVLTAMSFKTAIDDPSRFRRVADVGAYLGLTPRKYQSGEVDRNGGISKQGNRQTRSLLYEAASCLLSRYGKETSLARWASTIRQAKGYKKAVVALARKLSTVMLSIWKSGELYKDKSVVLSA; this is encoded by the coding sequence ATGCTGGAGAAGCAAGCGGCTCGGGACCTGGTTTGCAAAGCACTTATGTCCATCCCCGGTGTTGGTGTATTGACGGCGATGTCGTTCAAGACGGCCATTGACGACCCCTCGCGCTTTCGCCGAGTTGCGGACGTCGGCGCCTACCTAGGCTTGACGCCCCGAAAATATCAATCCGGCGAAGTCGACAGAAATGGTGGCATTTCCAAACAGGGCAATAGACAAACCCGGTCGTTGTTGTACGAAGCGGCGTCATGCCTGCTGTCGCGATATGGAAAAGAAACCAGTCTGGCTCGCTGGGCCAGCACGATTCGACAGGCGAAAGGATATAAGAAGGCAGTCGTTGCATTGGCCCGAAAACTGTCCACAGTGATGCTGAGCATCTGGAAATCGGGAGAACTGTATAAAGACAAAAGCGTCGTTCTGTCTGCCTAA
- a CDS encoding IS3 family transposase (programmed frameshift): MKKSRYSDEQIVRILREADSVPIAEVAKRHGVSDVSIYAWRKRFGEMVSDDVKRLKALEVENNRLKKLVAERDLEIEVMKEISAKKLVSAQVRRDQARYAISRGLSQWRACALIYVSRANLGYVSKMPSKNGVVVETMRRLSGEYPRFGSRRIRIMLGREGIVIGKERCSRLWAQTGLQVPRKRRRRRIAGSRPRPLAPSARNSVWRYDFVFDACANGQQLKCLTVVDEYTRECLAIDVSGSIRSARVIEVLSKLISVHGAPRYMRSDNGPEFVSSALLKWVVSEKIESALIDPGKPWQNGTNESFNGKFRDECLAMEWFRNRIEAKIVIDDWRRHYNEVRPHSSLNYDTPLAYRQRLESDSTTAVIARTEWS, from the exons ATGAAGAAGAGTCGATATAGCGATGAGCAGATTGTTCGGATACTGCGAGAGGCGGACAGCGTACCGATCGCCGAGGTGGCCAAGCGTCACGGCGTAAGTGACGTGTCGATATATGCCTGGCGCAAGCGTTTCGGCGAGATGGTCAGCGACGACGTAAAGCGGCTGAAGGCCTTGGAGGTCGAGAATAACCGGCTGAAGAAGTTAGTCGCTGAGCGGGATCTCGAGATCGAAGTCATGAAGGAGATATCCGCAAAAAAAT TGGTGAGCGCACAGGTACGCCGAGACCAAGCCCGCTATGCCATTTCGCGCGGTTTGAGCCAATGGCGTGCGTGTGCGCTGATTTATGTGAGTCGCGCGAACCTCGGTTACGTCAGCAAGATGCCGAGCAAAAACGGCGTAGTCGTGGAGACGATGCGGCGGCTTTCGGGCGAGTACCCAAGGTTTGGATCGCGCCGAATACGGATCATGCTTGGCCGCGAAGGTATCGTAATAGGCAAAGAGCGATGCAGCCGGCTGTGGGCGCAGACAGGCCTGCAAGTGCCGCGCAAAAGGCGACGTAGGCGCATTGCTGGCTCTCGCCCGCGACCGCTGGCACCGAGTGCGCGCAATTCGGTTTGGCGTTACGACTTCGTCTTCGATGCATGCGCTAACGGTCAACAGTTGAAGTGCCTGACGGTCGTCGATGAATATACGCGTGAATGTTTGGCGATCGACGTGTCGGGCTCGATCCGTTCTGCTCGCGTCATTGAGGTGCTGAGCAAACTGATCAGCGTCCATGGAGCACCTCGATATATGCGAAGTGATAATGGCCCTGAGTTCGTAAGTTCTGCCTTGCTGAAGTGGGTCGTGTCGGAGAAAATCGAGTCGGCGCTGATCGACCCAGGTAAGCCATGGCAGAACGGGACAAACGAGAGCTTCAACGGGAAGTTCCGCGACGAATGTCTCGCGATGGAATGGTTCCGAAACCGTATCGAAGCAAAGATAGTGATTGACGATTGGCGACGGCACTACAACGAAGTGCGGCCGCATTCGAGCCTGAACTACGACACACCGCTGGCGTATCGCCAGCGCTTAGAAAGCGATTCAACCACTGCCGTTATTGCTAGAACCGAATGGTCTTAG
- a CDS encoding IS30 family transposase, with the protein MAQMGRPGLPTEGKAEVWRRWRAGESFLGIGKALGKPAGSIYGVIRLCGGYSPAVRKRSLRALTLSEREEISRGVSAGLSIRAIARELHRAPSTISREIARNGGTGHYRALDADERALKVSLRPKDCLLERNPRLRYAVERKLSREWSPEQVSGWLKLRYTDDESMRVSHETIYRSLFVQARGVLKKELQYHLRTQRKMRHSRFSSTKGARNKIAGAVSIHERPPEAADRAVPGHWEGDLVSGANNTHVATLVERRSRFTILVKVKGKDTVSVVAGLKREVKRLPQHLRKTLTWDRGMELANHKDFTIATDVKVYFCDPRSPWQRGTNENTNRLLRQYLLHGTQLDQYSQAQLNKIAARLNERPRKTLGFMSPADKLREAVATTH; encoded by the coding sequence ATGGCACAGATGGGAAGGCCTGGGTTGCCGACAGAAGGCAAGGCGGAAGTTTGGCGGAGGTGGCGCGCCGGAGAATCGTTTCTTGGCATCGGCAAAGCGCTGGGCAAACCAGCCGGATCGATCTACGGCGTAATCCGGCTATGCGGAGGTTACAGCCCTGCTGTGCGCAAGCGATCGTTGCGGGCATTGACTCTCAGTGAACGTGAAGAGATTTCGCGCGGCGTGTCAGCCGGGCTTTCCATTCGGGCCATAGCGCGTGAGTTGCATCGTGCGCCATCCACCATTTCGCGTGAGATTGCGCGTAACGGTGGAACGGGCCACTATCGGGCTCTGGACGCCGATGAGAGAGCCTTGAAGGTTAGCTTGCGTCCCAAAGATTGCCTGCTGGAGCGCAACCCGCGCTTGCGCTACGCTGTTGAACGGAAGCTCTCTCGCGAATGGTCTCCGGAACAAGTAAGCGGCTGGCTTAAGCTCCGATATACCGATGACGAGTCGATGCGCGTGTCACACGAAACGATCTATCGCAGCCTGTTTGTGCAGGCGCGCGGCGTTCTAAAGAAAGAGTTGCAGTATCATTTGCGCACGCAACGCAAGATGCGTCATTCGCGCTTCTCCAGCACCAAGGGCGCGCGCAACAAGATAGCTGGGGCTGTTTCGATTCATGAGCGCCCGCCCGAAGCGGCCGACCGCGCCGTGCCTGGGCACTGGGAGGGCGATCTTGTCAGCGGCGCGAACAATACTCACGTCGCCACGCTGGTCGAGCGGCGCTCAAGGTTCACCATCCTCGTCAAGGTTAAAGGCAAGGACACGGTGAGCGTTGTGGCGGGCCTTAAACGCGAGGTAAAGCGGTTGCCGCAGCATCTACGCAAGACGCTCACCTGGGACCGTGGCATGGAATTGGCAAACCACAAAGACTTCACGATCGCCACGGATGTGAAGGTCTACTTCTGTGACCCACGAAGTCCCTGGCAACGCGGCACCAACGAAAATACGAACCGACTTCTGCGACAGTATCTGCTCCATGGTACGCAGCTTGATCAATACTCGCAGGCGCAACTGAACAAAATCGCAGCGCGCCTCAATGAACGGCCGAGAAAGACCTTGGGCTTCATGTCTCCGGCCGATAAACTACGCGAGGCTGTTGCGACGACCCATTGA